From one Haloferax marinisediminis genomic stretch:
- a CDS encoding dihydrofolate reductase family protein yields MVHVVVHNAVSLDGRIEGFPADVGTFYELAATWNADVHLVGSETLLADEANPPADDPDELSPFERRDDSCPLLVVPDSRGRIRNWRGLLETPFWSRGVALVSHSTPDEYRVYLEQVGVETIEAGDDRVDLAAALATLESAYDAQTVLVDSGGTLSGVLLRAGLVDEVSVLAHPRLVGGESARTFCRGPDPGPTMADEGIELRRRAVELLDDGLVWLRYDTV; encoded by the coding sequence ATGGTTCACGTCGTCGTACACAACGCCGTCAGCCTCGACGGCCGTATCGAAGGGTTCCCCGCAGACGTTGGCACATTCTACGAACTCGCGGCCACGTGGAACGCCGATGTCCACCTCGTCGGGAGTGAGACGCTCCTCGCGGACGAGGCAAACCCACCGGCAGACGACCCCGACGAACTCAGCCCGTTCGAGCGTCGAGACGACTCGTGTCCACTGCTCGTCGTCCCCGACAGTCGCGGGCGGATTCGAAACTGGCGTGGCCTCCTCGAAACTCCCTTCTGGAGTCGCGGCGTCGCACTCGTCTCCCACTCCACGCCCGACGAGTACCGCGTGTACCTCGAACAGGTCGGCGTCGAGACCATCGAAGCGGGTGACGACCGAGTCGACCTCGCGGCCGCGCTCGCGACACTCGAATCAGCGTACGACGCACAGACTGTACTCGTCGATAGCGGCGGAACCCTCTCGGGTGTCCTCCTCCGTGCCGGACTCGTCGACGAGGTGAGCGTTCTCGCCCACCCGCGACTCGTCGGTGGCGAGTCTGCTCGGACGTTCTGTCGTGGCCCTGACCCTGGCCCAACCATGGCCGATGAGGGTATCGAACTCCGCCGGCGAGCAGTCGAGCTACTCGACGATGGCCTCGTCTGGCTTCGATACGACACTGTTTGA
- a CDS encoding AAA family ATPase, producing the protein MDIDQASETCSRVLDTISGAVIAERSFLETVLTGVLARGHVLLEDVPGTGKTLTARSVATALGLSFSRIQFTPDLLPADVTGTNIYDERDRSFEFSPGPVFANVVLADEINRAPPKTQAALLEAMEEGQVTVDGETHQLPKPFFVIATQNPVEQEGTFTLPEAQVDRFVVKSAIGYPDLDGEVELLRRRAGREEQSPSIERVLDRESVVAIRRAPEQVRVDDDLLRYMAELTRETRTDRRVRVGVSPRGTQRLFEATRARAVIEGRTFVTPDDVKRVAQSVLAHRLVLTPDARVEDVQKADVIAEVLDRVSVPTVD; encoded by the coding sequence ATGGACATCGACCAGGCGAGCGAGACGTGTTCACGGGTTCTGGACACCATCTCGGGCGCCGTCATCGCCGAGCGGTCGTTCCTCGAAACCGTTCTCACGGGCGTCCTCGCCCGTGGTCACGTCCTCCTCGAAGACGTCCCCGGTACAGGGAAGACCCTCACCGCCCGCAGTGTTGCGACTGCACTCGGCCTCTCGTTTTCGCGCATCCAGTTCACTCCCGACCTCCTGCCCGCCGACGTGACCGGGACGAACATCTACGACGAACGCGACCGGTCGTTCGAGTTCTCACCCGGCCCCGTCTTCGCCAACGTCGTCCTCGCCGACGAGATCAATCGTGCGCCGCCGAAGACGCAGGCCGCGCTCCTCGAAGCGATGGAAGAAGGACAGGTGACCGTCGACGGCGAGACGCACCAACTCCCGAAGCCGTTCTTCGTCATCGCCACGCAGAACCCCGTCGAACAGGAGGGGACATTCACGTTGCCGGAAGCACAGGTCGACCGATTCGTCGTGAAGTCGGCGATTGGCTACCCAGACCTCGACGGCGAAGTCGAACTGCTCCGCCGACGCGCCGGTCGTGAAGAACAGAGCCCGAGCATCGAACGCGTTCTCGACCGCGAGTCTGTCGTCGCCATCCGGCGCGCACCAGAACAGGTCCGCGTCGACGACGACCTGTTGCGCTACATGGCCGAACTCACCCGTGAGACTCGAACCGACCGACGCGTCCGTGTCGGCGTCTCACCACGCGGAACCCAACGACTGTTCGAAGCGACACGCGCCCGCGCCGTCATCGAGGGCCGGACGTTCGTCACACCCGACGACGTCAAGCGCGTCGCGCAGTCCGTCCTCGCTCATCGACTCGTTCTCACCCCGGACGCCCGCGTCGAAGACGTGCAGAAGGCAGACGTGATTGCCGAGGTTCTCGACCGGGTGTCTGTGCCGACGGTAGACTGA
- a CDS encoding DUF7519 family protein has protein sequence MNEMSEITRRPTRTGTAMALSAGGLATLALAFSTTTAGFGGLVGTVVLAAGLARGSRRILDVAGGVFFLALIFGGVGGVGVEALLLGAVASILAWDVGENALSVGDHLGRETDTTRLEVVHAATTLLVLTVGVGVVYALWVVASGGQPIAAVVLLLVGVIALVAWVRR, from the coding sequence GTGAACGAAATGAGTGAAATCACCCGACGGCCAACGCGGACTGGAACGGCGATGGCGCTCTCTGCAGGGGGCCTCGCCACCCTTGCACTCGCCTTTTCGACGACGACTGCAGGCTTCGGTGGCCTCGTCGGAACCGTCGTCCTCGCCGCAGGACTGGCCCGTGGGTCTCGCCGCATCCTCGACGTGGCTGGTGGCGTGTTCTTCCTCGCACTCATCTTCGGCGGTGTTGGCGGTGTCGGCGTCGAAGCACTCCTCCTCGGGGCCGTCGCGTCGATTCTCGCGTGGGACGTCGGTGAAAATGCGCTCTCTGTCGGCGACCACCTCGGCAGAGAGACGGACACGACCCGTCTCGAAGTCGTCCACGCGGCGACGACGCTCCTCGTCCTCACTGTCGGGGTTGGCGTCGTCTACGCACTCTGGGTTGTCGCGTCTGGCGGGCAACCCATCGCGGCCGTCGTGTTACTCCTCGTTGGCGTCATCGCGCTCGTCGCGTGGGTCAGGAGGTGA
- a CDS encoding DUF58 domain-containing protein: MTRGFDTERWSGLEGLVLIAAAAGVLTREPAPLLLAGLGVVFLGYVRIAAVPEVELHIERELSDSTPAPDEDVEVTLSVTNEGSRTLFDLRIVDGVPPALAVSDGPARLGTALRPGATATTTYTVSAIRGEHTWDDTVVIARDPSGTVERRETMRTETTMRCEPELAATADLPLRGLTSKYAGRVETDVPGSGLEFASIREYRHGDPIRRIDWNRRARTGELATVQFREERAAAVVLVIDTRAEAHVAPNADAETAVERSVDAASIAFSALLDSGDSVGIAAFGPNECWVAPSAGTDHRARARRVFATHPAFAPTPPTEAFFPSVAIRRLRRRLSSDAQVIFCSPLTDDYAVSVARRLEAYGHAVTVVSPDPTTTRTVGARLARLERDLRLRDLRRAGIRVVDWGDEPLAVALARAELGWSQ; encoded by the coding sequence ATGACCCGAGGATTCGATACCGAACGCTGGAGCGGCCTCGAAGGGTTGGTCCTCATCGCCGCGGCGGCGGGCGTGTTGACCCGTGAACCAGCACCACTCTTACTCGCTGGACTCGGCGTCGTCTTCCTCGGATACGTCCGCATCGCTGCAGTTCCGGAGGTCGAACTCCACATCGAGCGCGAACTCTCTGATTCGACGCCTGCACCGGACGAAGACGTTGAAGTCACGCTTAGCGTCACCAACGAGGGGTCGCGAACGCTCTTCGACCTCCGAATCGTCGACGGTGTCCCGCCGGCACTGGCAGTCTCTGACGGCCCCGCCCGGCTCGGAACGGCGCTTCGCCCCGGTGCAACCGCGACGACGACGTACACCGTCTCGGCGATTCGCGGCGAACACACGTGGGACGACACTGTCGTCATCGCCCGCGACCCGAGTGGAACCGTCGAGCGCCGTGAGACGATGCGTACCGAGACCACGATGCGATGTGAACCCGAACTCGCGGCGACGGCAGACCTCCCACTTCGTGGCCTCACCTCGAAGTACGCCGGTCGCGTCGAAACAGACGTTCCCGGGTCGGGACTGGAGTTCGCCTCCATCAGAGAGTACCGCCACGGCGACCCGATTCGGCGTATCGACTGGAATCGTCGCGCTCGAACAGGTGAACTCGCGACGGTGCAGTTCCGCGAAGAACGCGCTGCTGCTGTCGTCCTCGTCATCGACACACGGGCAGAGGCACACGTCGCCCCCAACGCCGACGCCGAGACGGCCGTCGAGCGGAGCGTCGATGCGGCGAGTATCGCGTTCTCGGCGCTCCTCGACAGCGGCGATAGCGTCGGCATCGCCGCGTTCGGGCCGAACGAGTGCTGGGTCGCACCGTCGGCAGGGACCGACCACCGCGCTCGGGCTCGACGAGTCTTCGCGACGCATCCCGCGTTCGCACCGACACCGCCGACTGAGGCATTCTTCCCCTCTGTCGCCATTCGCCGCCTGCGACGACGCCTCTCCAGTGACGCACAGGTCATCTTCTGTTCGCCACTCACCGACGATTACGCTGTCTCCGTCGCCCGACGACTGGAGGCGTACGGCCACGCAGTCACGGTGGTCTCACCGGACCCGACTACCACACGAACCGTCGGTGCCCGCCTCGCCCGCCTCGAACGTGACTTGCGTCTCCGCGACCTGCGGCGCGCCGGGATTCGCGTCGTCGATTGGGGAGACGAACCACTCGCAGTCGCGCTCGCCAGAGCGGAGTTGGGGTGGTCGCAGTGA
- a CDS encoding DUF7269 family protein yields MTRRRSLALLVGVAATGAGFAVVAGVSLGLQLTDVFLGLVAALATLQGLRYVQRRRATTTRTTTTSDPEVRVEVPAPGADFDTELVSAMTRRGTWGARERLTDRLEQRAVRALVLRDGRTPEAAATLVDTGGWTDDVVAARFLGADVSVPLGYRLRLLLSGQSVLVARVERTVAAIERVGRDSTDAKSGSTGTEHANPHETARASPTDGERE; encoded by the coding sequence ATGACGAGGAGACGGTCGCTCGCGCTTCTCGTCGGTGTCGCCGCGACAGGTGCTGGATTCGCCGTCGTCGCGGGTGTCTCGCTCGGCCTCCAACTTACCGACGTCTTCCTCGGGTTGGTCGCGGCTCTCGCTACGCTTCAGGGCCTCAGATACGTGCAACGCCGCCGCGCGACGACCACACGAACCACCACGACCAGCGACCCGGAGGTTCGCGTCGAAGTTCCCGCCCCCGGTGCTGACTTCGACACCGAACTCGTGTCGGCCATGACGCGCCGGGGAACGTGGGGCGCTCGCGAGCGACTCACCGACCGACTCGAACAGCGTGCAGTGCGTGCGCTCGTCCTTCGTGACGGTCGAACCCCGGAGGCTGCAGCAACGCTCGTTGACACCGGCGGCTGGACAGACGACGTCGTCGCGGCCCGATTCCTCGGTGCGGACGTGTCGGTTCCACTCGGGTATCGACTTCGACTCCTCCTGTCTGGACAGTCTGTGTTGGTCGCTCGCGTCGAGCGGACAGTCGCGGCGATAGAGCGTGTTGGACGCGACTCGACGGACGCCAAGTCCGGTTCGACAGGCACGGAACACGCCAACCCACACGAAACTGCGCGTGCATCGCCGACCGACGGAGAACGCGAATGA
- a CDS encoding DUF4129 domain-containing protein → MDRSAYGALALALLAVVALAVAAATIDSTVVTDGGPSGFGAGNAGGSGAGETQDTGFQPLSGDTEGISIPTPCLPWLLSPEVVGLVLAGFLLLGGYAYWETRSLLPPVAVVLALGPPVVLLFGFLTACRREFSLSTQAAAAVGNISVFAPGGGGSLGEGAGGVQSVSPPTALFSLLLVVALVAALVMLVTGTGDSPDGDDGTEATVPEDGPDVAAVGRAAGDAAERIESGTGGVENEVFRAWAEMTSLLSVPNRQSATPAEFAAVAVEAGMAREDVTQLTTLFEEVRYGGAEATTDREQRAVDALRNIESNYAADGQAATDRGPGERR, encoded by the coding sequence GTGGACCGCTCTGCGTACGGTGCGCTCGCACTAGCCCTCCTCGCGGTCGTCGCGCTCGCCGTCGCGGCGGCTACGATCGACTCGACCGTCGTGACAGACGGCGGTCCCTCTGGATTCGGTGCTGGTAACGCTGGAGGCAGTGGCGCTGGCGAGACACAGGACACTGGATTTCAGCCACTCTCGGGCGATACCGAAGGAATCAGCATTCCGACGCCGTGTCTCCCGTGGCTTCTCTCTCCCGAAGTCGTCGGCCTCGTCCTCGCTGGGTTCCTGCTCCTCGGTGGATACGCCTACTGGGAGACGCGGTCACTCCTCCCGCCGGTCGCCGTCGTCTTGGCACTTGGTCCCCCGGTCGTCCTTCTGTTCGGGTTCCTGACCGCGTGTCGCCGAGAGTTCTCGCTTTCGACACAGGCCGCTGCCGCCGTGGGAAACATCTCGGTGTTCGCCCCCGGTGGTGGTGGAAGCCTCGGAGAGGGTGCTGGCGGAGTCCAGAGTGTTTCACCCCCGACGGCACTGTTCAGTCTCTTGCTCGTGGTCGCACTCGTGGCGGCCCTCGTCATGCTCGTCACCGGCACCGGTGACTCACCTGACGGTGACGACGGTACCGAAGCGACAGTTCCCGAAGATGGACCGGACGTCGCTGCCGTCGGCCGGGCCGCTGGCGACGCTGCCGAACGAATCGAGTCCGGGACAGGGGGTGTCGAAAACGAGGTGTTCCGCGCGTGGGCAGAGATGACGTCCCTCCTCTCTGTGCCCAACCGACAGTCCGCCACTCCCGCAGAGTTCGCCGCCGTTGCCGTCGAAGCAGGCATGGCGCGAGAAGACGTGACGCAACTGACGACGCTGTTCGAGGAGGTCCGATACGGTGGGGCCGAAGCGACGACAGACCGCGAACAGCGTGCGGTCGACGCCCTCCGCAACATCGAGTCGAACTACGCGGCCGATGGGCAGGCGGCAACTGACCGCGGACCAGGGGAACGACGATGA
- a CDS encoding orc1/cdc6 family replication initiation protein → MRRFERKQNVFVNKDALGESYKPERIEERDDEISEYMDALQPVVDGWEPNNVFLYGNTGVGKTAVTEFLLEMLLEDVSQYDDVDLSVISINCKTLNSSYQVAVELVNELRPAGAEISSTGYPQQTVFKKLFQELDDVGGTILIVLDEVDSIGERDELLYELPRARSNGKLEDAKVGLIGISNDFKFHDQLDPRVQDTLCERELHFPPYQAPELQNILESRAEVAIAADSCEEGVLNLCAALAARDSGSARQALDLLRLAGEHAENKDDERITLDHVDIARQKLEQERVVEGMRELTENGHFALLAVVSKAAHDETPCRMRDLYQEYLRLCNSAGIDPLAQRSVHNHLSDLRMLGILSAEENRTGSRGNYYSYALDVPFSSAMEALSDVLSLDSVLGEIRTKAHKTEAV, encoded by the coding sequence ATGCGCCGGTTCGAGCGAAAACAGAACGTCTTCGTCAACAAGGACGCCCTCGGAGAGTCCTACAAACCCGAGCGCATCGAAGAGCGCGACGACGAAATCTCGGAGTATATGGACGCCCTCCAACCCGTCGTCGACGGGTGGGAACCGAACAACGTCTTCCTGTACGGAAACACCGGCGTCGGAAAGACGGCGGTGACGGAGTTCCTCCTCGAGATGCTCCTCGAAGACGTCTCCCAGTACGACGACGTCGACCTGAGCGTCATCTCGATCAACTGCAAGACGCTCAACTCGTCGTATCAGGTCGCGGTCGAGCTCGTCAACGAACTCCGGCCGGCCGGCGCGGAGATTAGTTCGACTGGCTACCCCCAACAGACCGTCTTCAAGAAGTTGTTTCAGGAGTTAGACGACGTCGGTGGGACGATTCTCATCGTCCTCGACGAAGTGGACTCCATCGGCGAACGCGACGAACTCCTCTACGAACTTCCTCGCGCACGCTCGAACGGCAAACTCGAAGATGCGAAGGTCGGCCTCATCGGCATCTCGAACGACTTCAAGTTCCACGACCAACTCGACCCACGCGTTCAGGACACGCTGTGTGAGCGCGAACTTCACTTCCCGCCGTATCAGGCCCCGGAACTCCAGAACATCCTCGAATCGCGTGCAGAAGTCGCCATCGCCGCCGACTCCTGCGAAGAAGGTGTCCTCAACCTGTGTGCCGCGCTCGCTGCCCGCGACAGTGGAAGCGCACGACAAGCCCTCGACTTGCTCAGGTTAGCGGGCGAACACGCCGAGAACAAAGACGACGAGCGAATCACGCTCGACCACGTCGACATCGCACGACAGAAACTCGAACAAGAGCGCGTCGTCGAAGGGATGCGAGAACTCACCGAGAACGGCCACTTCGCACTCCTCGCAGTGGTCTCGAAGGCGGCCCACGACGAGACACCCTGCCGCATGCGAGACCTCTACCAGGAGTACCTCCGTCTGTGCAACTCCGCCGGTATCGACCCACTCGCACAACGGTCGGTTCACAACCACCTCTCGGACCTCCGGATGCTCGGCATCCTCTCGGCCGAAGAGAACCGCACTGGGTCGCGTGGGAACTACTACAGTTACGCGCTCGACGTTCCCTTCTCCAGCGCGATGGAGGCGCTTTCGGACGTGCTGTCGCTCGACTCCGTCCTCGGCGAGATTCGAACGAAAGCCCACAAGACCGAAGCAGTCTGA
- a CDS encoding amino acid permease: MSDEELAKDLGLLSALTIGIGTMVGAGIFVLPGVAASTAGPIVIASFVVGGLIALVNAVSVSELGTAMPKAGGGYYYVNRALGPLFGSIAGLGDWVGLAFASAFYSIGFGQYLATLVSMPEILFLTEVQVGALIAGAIFVGVNYIGAKETGSVQTVIVTILLAILALFAVQGWLSFDLATFLGDGGVAPFGYGAILPGTALVFVSFLGYAKIATVAEELKNPGRNLPLAIIGSVAIVTVLYAILVSIMLGVVPWPELSQSAPLTQATQVAFPGGLAGVAVTIVTLGALLATASSANASILASARINFAMGRDRIVTNWLNEIHPKFATPYRSIIITGAVIIVFIAALGRDIEVLAKAASVLHLVVYALMNAALIVFRETDPEYDPAFKVPLYPFTPLAGIVLSLGLLAFVGGQELILSALFVVGAVVWYALYARRQTTRQGLLGRYILDRRDDLPPSVVGAAATVAPDGSGLSETTTTTMVALSNPKTERALVTLGAALAKHDGGDVLATHVIQVPDQTSLEAAAEQRDRLSKTSRGLMADAQRDAEQLGVPVQTRTILSHEGLAEVFHVAREHEVDRLVMGHSGTKLAGGRAEGALDELTHELPCDVLVLDERGFDPSEILLPTAGGHSSDLSAAVARALQETTGAHVSVLHVADDLATGQEFLEQWVADHELEDVELLVETGDVQTAIGNAAAEKSLVIVGATERGLLSRIVGGSLNLSVLDDLDTTVLLAERPRKRSVRERLFG; the protein is encoded by the coding sequence ATGAGCGACGAGGAACTCGCGAAAGACCTCGGACTGTTGTCGGCACTGACTATCGGCATCGGAACGATGGTCGGTGCGGGCATCTTCGTCTTACCGGGGGTTGCTGCCAGTACCGCCGGACCCATCGTCATCGCATCGTTCGTCGTTGGTGGGCTCATCGCACTGGTGAACGCAGTGTCCGTGTCCGAACTTGGAACTGCGATGCCGAAAGCAGGCGGTGGGTACTACTACGTCAACCGTGCCCTCGGTCCGCTGTTCGGTTCGATCGCGGGCCTCGGCGACTGGGTGGGGTTAGCGTTCGCTTCCGCGTTCTACAGTATCGGCTTCGGGCAGTACCTCGCCACGCTCGTCTCGATGCCGGAAATCCTCTTCCTCACTGAGGTGCAGGTCGGCGCGCTCATCGCTGGCGCAATCTTCGTCGGCGTCAACTACATCGGCGCGAAGGAGACTGGCAGCGTGCAGACGGTTATCGTCACCATCTTGTTGGCAATCCTCGCCCTGTTCGCAGTACAGGGATGGCTGTCGTTCGACCTTGCGACGTTCCTCGGTGACGGTGGGGTCGCACCGTTCGGATACGGTGCAATCCTCCCGGGGACGGCACTGGTGTTCGTCTCCTTCCTCGGCTACGCGAAGATTGCGACCGTCGCCGAGGAACTGAAGAACCCCGGGCGAAACCTCCCGCTGGCGATTATCGGGAGCGTCGCCATCGTGACCGTTCTCTACGCGATTCTCGTGAGCATCATGCTGGGCGTGGTTCCGTGGCCGGAACTCAGCCAGAGCGCACCGCTCACGCAGGCGACGCAAGTCGCGTTCCCCGGTGGTCTCGCAGGCGTCGCAGTCACGATCGTGACGTTGGGCGCGTTGCTGGCGACGGCCTCGAGCGCGAACGCATCGATTCTGGCGTCTGCCCGAATCAACTTCGCGATGGGCCGCGACCGAATCGTCACCAACTGGCTCAACGAGATTCACCCGAAGTTCGCGACGCCCTACCGGTCTATCATCATCACTGGTGCCGTGATTATCGTCTTCATCGCCGCACTGGGCCGGGATATCGAGGTACTTGCGAAGGCCGCGAGCGTGCTCCACCTCGTCGTCTACGCGCTGATGAACGCCGCACTCATCGTGTTTCGGGAGACCGACCCAGAGTACGACCCGGCGTTCAAGGTACCGCTGTACCCGTTCACGCCACTCGCCGGCATCGTCCTGTCGCTGGGGCTCCTCGCGTTCGTCGGTGGACAGGAACTCATCCTGTCTGCGCTGTTCGTCGTCGGTGCAGTCGTCTGGTACGCCTTGTACGCACGCCGGCAGACGACGAGACAAGGGCTCCTTGGCCGCTACATCCTCGACAGACGCGACGACCTGCCACCGTCCGTGGTCGGTGCGGCGGCAACTGTCGCACCGGACGGTTCGGGCCTTTCCGAGACCACCACTACGACGATGGTCGCACTCTCGAACCCCAAAACTGAGCGAGCACTCGTGACGCTCGGGGCCGCACTCGCGAAACACGACGGCGGCGATGTTCTCGCGACGCACGTCATACAGGTGCCAGACCAGACGTCGCTGGAAGCCGCGGCCGAGCAACGTGACCGTCTCTCGAAGACGTCGCGGGGACTCATGGCCGATGCACAACGCGACGCCGAGCAGTTGGGTGTTCCAGTCCAAACTCGGACGATTCTCTCTCACGAGGGGCTCGCTGAGGTGTTCCACGTGGCACGCGAACACGAGGTAGACAGGCTGGTCATGGGCCACAGCGGAACGAAACTCGCCGGCGGGCGAGCCGAGGGCGCGCTCGACGAACTGACCCACGAACTCCCGTGTGACGTGCTCGTCCTCGACGAACGAGGATTCGACCCGAGTGAGATACTCTTGCCGACGGCGGGTGGCCACTCATCTGACCTGTCTGCAGCGGTTGCGCGGGCGTTGCAGGAGACGACTGGCGCGCACGTCTCGGTGCTGCACGTCGCCGACGACCTCGCGACTGGTCAGGAGTTCCTGGAGCAGTGGGTCGCGGACCACGAACTGGAAGACGTGGAACTGCTGGTCGAGACGGGCGACGTCCAAACAGCCATCGGAAACGCAGCGGCAGAGAAGTCGCTCGTCATCGTCGGGGCGACGGAGCGAGGGCTCCTGTCTCGAATCGTCGGTGGGTCGCTGAACCTGTCCGTGCTCGACGACCTCGACACGACAGTGTTGCTGGCCGAACGCCCCCGGAAGCGGTCCGTTCGGGAGAGATTGTTCGGCTGA
- a CDS encoding universal stress protein, translated as MSLFDHIVVPIANEDDAIATATALSPHLDTLQRITAVHVIEKGGGVVDKAPMEKRLSDATRILSALESRLDDDVPIETRVEFGTNPAETIVETALDANATAIAFLPRGGNRFVRLLSGDTADRLVANSEVPVVSLHAVDEARSSRRVGSGTNDSEVSG; from the coding sequence ATGTCCCTGTTCGACCACATCGTCGTCCCCATCGCAAACGAGGACGACGCGATCGCAACCGCGACAGCGCTGTCCCCGCATCTCGACACTCTCCAGCGCATCACCGCCGTTCACGTCATCGAAAAAGGCGGTGGAGTGGTGGATAAAGCACCCATGGAGAAGCGACTCTCCGATGCGACGAGAATTCTCTCGGCCCTCGAATCACGACTCGACGACGACGTTCCCATCGAGACACGCGTCGAGTTTGGAACGAACCCTGCAGAGACGATTGTCGAGACGGCACTCGACGCCAACGCCACAGCTATCGCCTTCCTCCCCCGTGGAGGCAACCGTTTCGTCCGGTTACTCTCGGGCGACACCGCAGACCGACTGGTCGCCAACTCTGAGGTGCCAGTCGTGTCGCTCCACGCGGTTGACGAGGCCCGCTCGTCACGAAGAGTGGGTTCGGGAACGAACGATTCGGAGGTCAGCGGATGA
- a CDS encoding Lrp/AsnC family transcriptional regulator has translation MPYRNTDHRLDEIDRRILHALMDDARNTSASALAAEAGVSGATIRNRIHKLEDVGIIRGYTAQVDFELAGGKLANLYLCDVPLTERQALAHEARAIPGVINVRTLMTGRRNLHVLAVGDNTSDLRRVARQLTDIGIHVEDEDLLEEELFAPYSPFDPDDGEQAPEANDFISLTGNASVVEVTVQSGAAIANLALEDAAKQGILDEETLVIAIERGDLELTPHGDTVIQPDDIVTVLSRTGGDADALSAFREAEPESTTQSSTHD, from the coding sequence ATGCCATATCGAAACACCGACCATCGACTCGACGAAATCGACCGACGCATCCTTCACGCACTCATGGACGATGCTCGTAACACCTCCGCCAGCGCGCTCGCGGCAGAGGCCGGTGTTTCCGGAGCGACGATTCGCAATCGCATCCACAAACTCGAAGACGTGGGTATCATTCGCGGATACACCGCACAGGTCGACTTCGAGTTGGCTGGTGGCAAACTCGCCAACCTCTATCTGTGTGACGTTCCCTTGACCGAGCGCCAAGCACTCGCCCACGAGGCGCGTGCGATTCCCGGCGTCATCAACGTCCGAACGCTGATGACCGGCCGCCGAAACCTCCACGTCCTCGCAGTCGGGGACAACACCAGCGACCTCCGACGTGTCGCTCGGCAACTCACCGACATCGGAATCCACGTCGAAGACGAAGACCTCCTCGAAGAGGAGTTGTTCGCCCCGTACAGCCCGTTCGACCCTGACGACGGTGAACAGGCGCCCGAGGCGAACGACTTCATCAGTCTAACTGGCAACGCGAGCGTCGTTGAGGTCACCGTCCAATCGGGGGCGGCCATCGCCAACCTCGCGCTCGAAGACGCCGCCAAACAGGGCATTCTGGACGAAGAGACGCTCGTCATCGCAATCGAGCGCGGAGACCTCGAACTCACCCCACACGGTGACACCGTCATCCAACCGGACGACATCGTGACCGTCCTCTCCAGAACTGGCGGAGACGCGGATGCGCTGTCGGCATTTCGGGAAGCTGAACCAGAGTCGACCACACAGTCATCGACCCACGACTGA
- a CDS encoding RNA-guided endonuclease TnpB family protein encodes MAVERLTHIRERMGNGNDQVKRQMHNWAFRELQEMLAYKATEYGIRVEEIPPAFTSQTCSKCGHQSSTNRNLDGWFECNECGYSVDGDYNASKNIGLKLLTLPSGKRPDGLGDGHLALKSGMVNGNGDYTAYDVSSSDRESTDKPTTSVVGR; translated from the coding sequence ATCGCCGTCGAACGCTTGACCCACATCCGCGAGCGGATGGGCAACGGGAACGACCAAGTGAAGCGTCAGATGCACAACTGGGCGTTCCGCGAACTCCAAGAGATGCTGGCGTACAAGGCCACCGAGTATGGGATTCGTGTTGAGGAGATTCCGCCCGCGTTTACGAGTCAAACCTGCTCGAAGTGTGGCCATCAGTCCAGCACGAATCGTAATTTGGATGGCTGGTTCGAGTGCAACGAGTGTGGCTACTCGGTTGACGGTGACTACAACGCCTCGAAGAACATCGGTTTGAAGTTGCTAACTTTACCATCGGGCAAACGTCCCGATGGGTTGGGCGACGGTCATCTCGCCCTCAAGTCTGGGATGGTGAACGGGAATGGCGATTACACCGCCTACGACGTTTCGTCGTCAGACCGGGAGTCCACGGACAAGCCCACGACTTCAGTCGTGGGTCGATGA